The following is a genomic window from Xenopus laevis strain J_2021 chromosome 2L, Xenopus_laevis_v10.1, whole genome shotgun sequence.
AAACTAAAGGAGGCATTTGACCTATTCTTTAAAAGTAAAGACTTGCGTGAGAAAAGTGATTCAGGTGGGGATTCCCAGACCACCTACAGTGAACCCTTAGAGACAGAGGGTTGTGTTAAACTCGGTGAGTGTATGTTGAGTGGCAACCAAACTGAGTGTGTTGTTGAAAAAGATAACATGGTAACCAATGGTGGTAAGCCACATGGTGTGAATGTAGAGGAAAGTAAAATTGATGTTAAACTTCCTCTTAAGGCTCCAGATTGTGAGATTCTGGATACCCCAGATCCTGTGTGTGACCCCACTCCAGTTCTACAGGCCGTAGAAGGAGTATTGCAGACAGAAAGTGTCTGTCTGTCAGTGGATGAGTCCAGTATGAATACTCATAATGCTTCCAAATGTGAGTTGCTTGCTACCACTGAGCATATAACtgattgtgtgtcagtgtgtgtgacaCAAATCTGTGACCAAGAAAGACACCCTACAGTGGGTAAATGTAAAAGGCAGAGTGTGCATGATTGTGATGCCAAAGCATGTGTGTCTGACTGGGTTGATACAAGTCCAGCCAAAGTATCTTCCCCAGTTAATAAAAAGCAGGAGTTGTGTGTGACCACTCCCATAGCCATACATGTGTTGAATCCCTGTGATAGAGGTAATAAGGTTGCCTTAAAGGGTTCATCCAAGAGCGTTATACCTTCCATTGGTGGGGGTATTCTAAGGAAAACTAAGCCTCTCTGTGCAGGTTCAGGCTTAGTGGCAGAAAGTGTAACTGCATGTGGTGAAAGTGACTCCCATGGTTCAGGCATGATAACCTGGGGGagtaaattgaaaaacaaaggcaaacgCATGGTGATGCCTGAGAGAGGGTCAAGTATACAAAGCAGCCTATGTGTGTACACGGTGATTGAAACACATGGGATGAATATGTTACAGGCTACAAAGTGCCCAAGTATACACCCTGGTGGTCAGGGTGGTGAAAGGCAGCTCCCTAGCCCTTTATCCACACAAAGAGTGGGGAGTATAGAGCGAGAAATCCttttaagagaaaaagaatttctattagggtttcaatgtgctcacccctacgggttgaagcagagaggggggatatgtggtagagtgactaggaaaaggtggaaaaaggtcactctagcctttaatttctccccagggactgagataggctccaggaagggagttatgaaacagagaatcggcgctctgtttaaagactttagtagccagggactccattccgcagatccagttcagggattggagttcacctttcacaggaaagctgtcctgtggaaaggctatttaaacttaattagaatgggagagtgggtctctcaacagggcacagcaggtaggagacctggctttgttaggaactcccagaggagctgggagtgccgcctgatcctgcatgaagcagagggagcccgtggctgtgactaagagccagagttgttgtctgtgtgggacattgaagaaaagccaggaggctaaaaggttcactccaagactgtgagtacaggggtgtgccacaacaattgttttgtttgctggtagtccacaaggggcccggcctagtcagggactgcttcaaggtgtgaaggtagtgcccaatgggctaggtttttattttattatttgtttgaatgataaaatggtcacccctgtgtacTGTATGTGGATTATTGACTGTCTTTGAAAAGTAGGAAAATAAACGTGTATTTTCcatgaagaagctgtgtgtccctgtcttcatgctcctttctcctatgctgcctgctcgccattgactaatcccccctaaaagttacgtgttcaagccgccagcttgtcacattatatatagtgatcatatccccttatacatttatatatagtgatcatatccccttatacatttatatatagtgatcatatccccttatacatttatatatagtgatcatatccccttatacatttatatatagtgatcatatccccttatacatttatatatagtgatcatatcccccttatacatttatatatagtgatcatatccccttatacatttatatatagtgatcatatccccttatatatttatatatagtgatcatatcccccttatatatttataaagagtgatcatatccccttatatatttatatatagtgatcatatcccccttatttatttatatatagtgatcatatcctccatatatatttatatatagtgatcacatccccttatatatttatatatagtgatcatattcccttatatatttatatatagggatcatagctccattatatatatatatatatatatatatagtgatcatatcccccttatatatttatatatagggatcatatcccccttatatatttatatatagtggtcatatcccccttatttatttatatatagtgatcatatccccttataaatgtatatatagtgatcacatccccttatatatttatatatagggattaTAGctcccttatatattaatatatagtgatcatatcccccttatatatttatatatagggatcatatcccccttatatatttatatatagggatcatatcccccttatatatttatatatagtgatcatatcccccttatatatttatatattgttgtcttatcccccttatttatttatatatagtgatcatatccccttatatatttatatatagtgatcatatccccttgaatatttatatataatgatcatatccccttgaatatttatatatagtgattatttcccccttatatatttatatatagtgatcatatccccttatacatttatatatagtgatcatatcccccttatacatttatatatagtgatcatatccccttatacatttatatatagtgatcatatccccttatatatttatatatagtgatcatatcccccttatatatttataaagagtgatcatatccccttatatatttatatatagtgatcatatcccccttatttatttatatatagtgatcatatcctccatatatatttatatatagtgatcacatccccttatatatttatatatagtgatcatattcccttatatatttatatatagggatcatagctccattatatatatatatatatatatatatatatatatatagtgatcatatcccccttatatatttatatatagggatcatatcccccttatatatttatatatagtggtcatatcccccttatttatttatatatagtgatcatatccccttataaatgtatatatagtgatcacatccccttatatatttatatatagggattaTAGctcccttatatattaatatatagtgatcatatcccccttatatatttatatatagggatcatatcccccttatatatttatatatagggatcatatcccccttatatatttatatatagtgatcatatcccccttatatatttatatattgttgtcttatcccccttatttatttatatatagtgatcatatccccttatatatttatatatagtgatcatatccccttgaatatttatatataatgatcatatccccttgaatatttatatatagtgattatttcccccttatatatttatatatagtgatcatatccccttatacatttatatatagtgatcatatccccttatatatttatatatagtgatcatatcccccttatatatttataaagagtgatcatatccccttgtatatttatatataatgatcatatccccttgtatatttatatatagtgattatttccccttatatatttatatatagtgatcatatccccttatatatttatatatagtgatcatatccccttatacatttatatatagtgatcatatccccttatatatttatatatagtgatcatatcccccttatatatttataaagagtgatcatatccccttatatatttatatatagtgatcatatcccccttatttatttatatatagtgatcatatccccttatatatttatatatagtgatcatatccccttatatatttatatatagtgatcatatcctccgtatatatttatatatagtgatcacatccccttatatatttatatatagtgatcatattcccttatatatttatatatagggatcatagctcccttatatatttatatatagtgatcatatcccccttatatatttatatattgttgtcttatcccccttatttatttatatatagtgatcatatccccttatatatttatatatagtgatcatatccccttgaatatttatatataatgatcatatccccttgaatatttatatatagtgattatttcccccttatatatttatatatagtgatcatatccccttatacatttatatatagtgatcatatccccttatatatttatatatagtgatcatatcccccttatatatttataaagagtgatcatatccccttgtatatttatatataatgatcatatccccttgtatatttatatatagtgattatttcccccttatatatttatatatagtgatcatatccccttatatatttatatatagtgatcatatccccttatacatttatatatagtgatcatatccccttatatatttatatatagtgatcatatcccccttatatatttataaagagtgatcatatccccttatatatttatatatagtgatcatatcccccttatttatttatatatagtgatcatatccccttatatatttatatatagtgatcatatccccttatatatttatatatagtgatcatatcctccgtatatatttatatatagtgatcacatccccttatatatttatatatagtgatcatattcccttatatatttatatatagggatcatagctcccttatatatttatatatagtgatcatatcccccttatatatttatgtatagggatcatatccccttatatatttatatatagtgatcatatcccccttatttatttatatatagtgatcatatccccttatatatttatatatagtgatcatatcctccatatatatatttatatatagtgaccacatccccttatatatttatatatagtgatcatattcccttatatattaatatatagggatcatagctcccttatatattaatatatagtgatcatatcccccttatatatttatatatagggatcatatcccccttatatatttatatatagtgatcatatcccccttatatatttatatatagtgatcatatcccccttatttatttatatatagtgatcatatcccccttatatatttatatatagtgatcatatccccttgtatatttatatatactgattatttcccccttatatatttatatatagtgatcatatccccttatatatttatatatagtgatcatatccccattatatatttatatatagtgatcatatcccccttatatatttatatatagtgatcatatccccttatatatttaaatatagtgatcatatccccttatatatttatatagtgatcatatcccccctatatatttatatatagtgatcatatccccttatatatttatatatagtgatcatatccccttatatatttatatatagtgttcatatcccccttatatattcatatagtgacaatatccccttatatatttaagaaCTTTGGGGGAGTCGGCACTCTCGTCACTAGgttcaacttgcctgggtgcagtgtccaaaattttttaaataattattcagtaaagagggtccgcactctcaggacttaaaaaaattcaataatgttttattaacaaagattttgttaataaaacattatttgattttttttaagtcctgagagttcggaccttctttactgaacccttatatatttatatatagtgatcatatcccctctatttatacatagttatcatatctccccttaagcgcctcttctccagggtgaacatccccaatttggccagtctttcctcatagctaagattttccctttaccagcttagttgcccttctctgtcccctctctaatacaataatgtcctgtttgagtgatggagacaaaactgtagggcatattctagatggggtcttaccagtgctctatacagtgggaccccctcctcccgtaactctatgccccatttaatacacatatatatggatTTAACTACCATGGATTCTATTGATTTTGGCAAgagtgaaaaattatattttctgccAGTAAAAGTCAGTTTGTTGGAAAAACTCACAGTTGTGAAACGAACAAGGAACATTTAAAGCTTTGTACAAATTTACATTCTATAAACATAAAACTCAAAGTTCCATGGAAAAATATGACAAACAGTTTGCGTGTATATGAGCCCCAAGGTGAGAGGAGCAGAGACGCTTCCAGCAAGAGCAGTAAATACCCCCCACCCCTCTGAATTAGAAAGTGCTCAGCTCTCTTGTAACAATGAGACATTCCAAACTGAGCCTAAAGATCTCAGAATAAAGTCACGGCAGAGACACTTCAGTAAGAGTTTTCCCAACATGGAAGAGACAGAGCGACATCTCAGTCAGTTAAAGTCACATTACAATAGATTTGCACAAAGACTTTTGTTTGCCAACTACACAAACTGCCAATAATTTAATCATGTGAATAAGTGAGACAACAGTTCTGTGTTGCTGTAAAGTATAAATATCAGACTTATCATGAGACCAACTGCAGGCGTCTCCTCACCCTTGTCACATGGTCTGTATACTTGATTGTCACTTCTGTAGAAATTacctggttgggggggggggtgagcatGTTCCATGAATTTCTCCTGTATATAAGGCTAATGCCTATTCCTGGGTGACACTTTGAGGGAGCAGCATTTATTGTACTATTTAAATCTCCTCAATCCATTGAATCCAAGGGATGTTTGTGTATAAAATCCAAGTGGTAACCAGAAATGTGAACAGTGCCGGGACCATGGACTCCATCTCAGTAATCCTCATTGGATCTCATGGAGAAAGTGCCAAACACAAACTGGATAATTGGGGACTAGATTTCCAAGGCGGGGATGTGAGTATCTTCCTATAGGGAGGGGTGGAAAGTGATGATGATGGGGTTCATATCCTTAGATCATATTGTTTAAGTAATTATATAAGGATgcactaaaggtggtcatacactgtTCATGAGCAGATCCATTTGTTTgcagaggttgccaaacgagtggatctcttccctatatgcccaccttgaggggtGATCTGGTTGTGGGCCCAATGCTCGGGTCACAAGGCCAATAATGTAGGCAGTAGGATCAATGACCCCATCAATGAACCGATCCAGTCCTCtatccaaaaataattttaagccTGCCCAATTAACATCTGGGTGATtttatggccagatatcgatggaAGCCTGTCAGAGGCCCCATAGACTGGCCTCTCAGACGAAGcttttctcagcctgtgtttgTTAAATATTATCAAGTAGAACCGGAACCCAAAACTGCCCGAGGGCTGGAAAACTCCAGTAGGTTCATGGGTACTTGGATAGAGCTGAATCTGGTGAAGGCAGATCTCAATGTCTCTGTATTGTGTACACTTAGGGGAGACTATTTATCAATTATCATGCTATCAAGtagagaaaaacatcaccagtgttgttgcccatagcaactattcagatatttgcttttgttttctaacttgtaggttaAAATCTAATTGCTGGCTATGGGCagcatcactggtgatgttttccTCCACTTGATCCTCCTCTAGTATCAGAGTCTGGAGACCTCTAGTATCAGAGCCTGTGACTTCTAGTATCAGAGTCTGGAGACCTCTAGTATCAGAGCCTGTGACTTCTAGTATCAGAGTCTGGAGACCTCTAGTCTATCTCTATCAGACATGGTAAAAGTTATGGTAAATGGGGAAGTGGCACTCACTTCCCCATTTACCATAACTTTTACCATGTCTGATACCAGGACTCCAGCCTCTGATACTAGAGGTCTCCAGACTCTGATACTTTGCATCAGTTAGATGAAACTAAATAATGTGAATTTTCTAATAAATGAGACTGTGATTGGTTTACTTGTGTCCCCACATCATTGTAAGTTGATCCAAGGACCACAGGGTTTCCCTGTCTATAATTTCTCTGCTGTTGGTGGTTACATGGAGGCTGTATTTGACcatgaacagaacaatggggCAGGTCAGTAACTGAGTCAATATGGCACAATCATACAGGACATcgcacattcgcccatcactaatcactgggtctgttttatttcattattacagcATCAGGAATAAATGTGTAGGTAAAATATAAGCTTCAATTGTGTTTATTCCCAGATGGATGAGTACACAGTGAGTAGTGAGGAAGACCTGGGAGAGATCCTGCTGGTCCGGATCATTAAGGAACAGTACTTGTTCTTCCCAACAGATACCTGGTTCTGTAGCTACATCTCCGTGACCTGCCCCAAAGGAGAACTCTATCACTTCCCATACTATAAATGGATTAAAGGCTTCGTGACTGTGGATATTCCCCAGGGGAAGGGTAAGAACTGGGAGATCCAAACATGTTCCATGAACTGACTGAATGTCACTAAATAAAGGAACATATTACAGTTTGGGGGGAGCAGTAAGGAATGTATTTAGGGTATGTACCCCAAGCTTTTGTTGATGATTTTGTCATATATTGGGGTTCTGTACAATCCTCCACTCACCAACATCATCAATCTAATTCTGCACTGCAGCTTGGTACCcagagtggggctcatttactaatttaCAAGATAAATGGCACTTACCCTGGGAACCAGATCTTTGCTTTATTTTGTAAATTCTAGTAGTCTGATTAAGTTCATtgttcattggttgctattggtaactgctcTGATGCAATTTAGCCCCATATTTTGAGATATAAGCCCTGGTTTTCATCCCTGTTGATACAGACCAACAGGGAATCACTGAGCTGTTCTATAATGACCCCCCCCCAGTCATGTAATATCTAAACTGAACCCACAACCTTCACATGGGCCTGGGGGCAGCACTGCAAGACTAATATACCCAATATATCCAGCCAATCAGATATAAGCACCATTGCCCATGGTGCAGTAACACCTGGAATTCGAGATTCTTACCTCCTTAATGTGGCAGGTAAACATCAAGTTATTACTTTACACAAACTGTACACGTATGCaatgtcccttataatacaaatCCAGTCATCAAATAAACATAGAGTTATAGGGTCAAGTTATGGCTATGTTTACAGTATTCCTGTACGCCAACTAAAGAGTGGAAGATGTTCGAGGATAAATAAATTGAAGGCAAAGACCCTAAGCAACCATGTGGATGGAGTGCTAGTTATGTGTTAATGGAGctgttttggcaaaaataaaaccATGGGTACCATGTCTCCCAATATACCTTGCTACGGTTATGAATAAGATAAGTGATCTCTTCCATTTATCTCACTTCCTCGACTTTCAGTAGCCATTCTCTAATTGTAGGGGCTTCGATGGATTTCCATTTTTGGGGTATTAATGCTTTGGCCGATTGCATGAGGTGCAAGGTAAGTGGATCTTTTATCAGATTTTTATTATCGTggtgtatattaaataaaatggattCTGGCCTATCTAACGAAAATCTAGATTGCGTTACAATACTGACAGTCGCTAATACCTCTGTCCAGAATGATTGTAAAACAGGGCATGTCATCCACACATGGGTATGATTCCCTTCAGCCAAATCACACCTCCAACAGAGTCCCGAACTATtaggatatatttttttcagtttcatagTGCCAACGAGTAACCAACTTATAAATCGCTTCTCTTGTTTTGACCGCCTTATTTGTCTTGTGTATTACTTTAAGAATGTCGTTCCACATCATATCCGAAAATACAAAATTTAATTCCTTAGTCCACTCCAAACGTTGACGATTTGGGCCTGTGCCTATTGCATCAATCAACAATCTATATGTTTTGGAGAGTGGTTTGGTAATCTCGATTGCTGAGGATGCCAACGATTCCCAGCACGTTTCGGGTCTATTCCAATCTTTAGGTGAGATTGaatgaataaatacatgtaattgATTATAATTCCAAACATCCCTGGGGTGGCACCCccatctcttttgaatttcagccAATGttgttatttttccattttttattaaatcgcATATTTTAGTCGCCTTCGAACCCCAATGTCCCCATCTTTGAAAAGCCCTTTTTCCATACTTGGTGGGAATTGGGGATTGAACATCAAGGGCTGTAATATAAAGGGAGTCATAGTTAAGTTGtaaatggatttatttttatgccatTCTCTCAATGTAGCACCTATTAAAGGATGCTGTAGAGCCTCTTTCGGGATATATTGCAAATCAGACCATAGGTTATTGATTAGTGGATATCCCGTTGTCAGGTGTTCTAAAATCCGCCAATCTTTGTTCTTTATTCCCTCTCTCCAATCTAGTATCCTAGTCAAATGGGTAGCAATGTAGTAGAGGTATGAGTCGGGCAGGCCGAGACCTCCCTTTTCTTTAGATGAAATAAGGAGATTATGTTTTAGTCTGGggttttttccattccaaatgAATCTTGATATCATAGATTTGACGGATTTAAAGAATGCCTGAGGGATTGTAATGGGAAGCACTTGAATAAGATATAAAAGTTTGGGCATAAAGGTCATCTTACTGGCTTGCAGTCTACCTGACCAAGATAATTTAAGTTTCTCCCAATTAAACAATAATTTTCGGAGAGAAGTCAGAAGTGGTAAGTGATTATCTTGGTATAGATGATCCatatctgcccttaaatgtatcCCTAAGTACTTGATAGAGGGCTCTGCCCATTTGAATGGGAAGTTCATTTTTAATTCCTGAACTTTAGAAAGAGGTAAATTTACATTTAAGATCTCAGATTTTGTGTAATTGACCTTAAAATTAGAGTATACTCCAAATTCTCTCATTAGAGCTATTACCTTAGGGAGAGAAAGAACAGGCTTTGTTATGCATAATAGCAGGTCATCTGCGAAcgcaatacatttgtatttgtaaaaaatatttgctattaTTCCAGAGATATCAGTGTCTTTTTTAATGTGAGATAATAGAATTTCCATAACCCTAATAAAAAGTATTGgtgacaaggggcatccttgtcTTGTTCCATTGCAAATTGTAACCTTGGGAAGTACCGTTGACTCTTATACTAGCGGTTGGGTTCTGATATAATTCCATAATTTTCTTTACCATTGCAGGACCAAAACCAAAAGTAATCAATGTTTTCTCAAGAAAGACCCAGGATaccctatcaaatgccttttcagcatctgTGGTAAGCAAAATAGTTGGCAGACCTCTTTTTCAGGTATGGTGCATCAGGGATATGATCTAAAAAATATTgtcttttcctttccttttaggAGTGAATCCGGCCTGGTCTGTATGAATAAGTTCGGGTGAGTATCTTTTTATTCTGTTACTTATAAGTTTGGCGTATATTTTCATATCAACATTGATCAAAGAAATTGGTCTGTAACTCGGGCATAATTGCGGGTCTTTATTCGGTTTAGGGATTATTGTTATATGGGCTTCTTGTGCTTGAGGGTGAAAGTTCTTAATATCTGATATACCATTGAAATAATTGTACAATTGTGGggttatttcttctttaaatgttttgtaaaatgaagcaatataGCCATCGGGGGCTGGG
Proteins encoded in this region:
- the LOC121400093 gene encoding arachidonate 12-lipoxygenase, 12R-type-like isoform X2, producing MFVYKIQVVTRNVNSAGTMDSISVILIGSHGESAKHKLDNWGLDFQGGDMDEYTVSSEEDLGEILLVRIIKEQYLFFPTDTWFCSYISVTCPKGELYHFPYYKWIKGFVTVDIPQGKGASMDFHFWGINALADCMRCKDQNQK
- the LOC121400093 gene encoding arachidonate 12-lipoxygenase, 12R-type-like isoform X1, encoding MFVYKIQVVTRNVNSAGTMDSISVILIGSHGESAKHKLDNWGLDFQGGDMDEYTVSSEEDLGEILLVRIIKEQYLFFPTDTWFCSYISVTCPKGELYHFPYYKWIKGFVTVDIPQGKGASMDFHFWGINALADCMRCKVSGSFIRFLLSWCILNKMDSGLSNENLDCVTILTVANTSVQNDCKTGHVIHTWV